Part of the Ictalurus punctatus breed USDA103 chromosome 9, Coco_2.0, whole genome shotgun sequence genome is shown below.
GGTCACCGCCATTCCTAACTACAACAACTTCCACGCGCCCGTCAGTCAGGGGACCGTGGCGGTGTTCGGAGGAGTGAACAGCTCGTCGCACTCGGGAACTCTGCGCTCACGTGGTGGAACAGGTggagttttatattttattcatcagAATAGTTATATATAACCCGTCTCATCATCGTACCACTCTTCTGATCGGTCAGATTTTTGATTCCGGTCACTAAGAGATAAAGGTCTGTGTGTTCCCATGTTAAATTTTCACATCACGATAGTTGCCCGAAATTTCATCATATGCATATTATCatgcgttgttgttgttgttgttgttgtagaaaatgtatgCTAATAAATGCAGGAATTGTCTTATTGCCTTCCCGAGAAGGACGCACAATTCTCCTTGAAATAAAGGacctttataccacagcgctgtagAATGCTgaaatccgattggtcagaagttattcattcattttctcgAAAGCAGCTCGCACAACGGATTATTGACCGTTCCAGcgcgctgacaccggagactccttccatacacgttagATAAACGtctcttacagaaaacatcgCCGTGccaatgattttatttatatttatatatatatatgagagagagagagcttcattcaacagcgctgtgctGTAATAATACAATAACGCACCTTTACAATCTCGTTCCTGCGTCCGCGTTCCTAATATCCTGCGTTCTGTCGTTGGCGTCTGCAGGAGTCACACTCTTCGTAGCACTTTACGATTACGAGGCGAGGACGGAGGACGATCTCAGTTTTAGGAAAGGAGAAAAATTCCAAATCCTCAACAGCACGTGAGTATAACACCGCTCCAGCCGTGCGTTTTCGTCGTCAAGGACTacgcttttatttatttatttatttatttatttatttattttatttatttattggggggGTGGTATTGTTCCacaattgaaaataaatgaataaatctataACAGATGTGATGTACGTACATGTGTGGAAGAGCAAAGGAGATAAATAGAGCCTTTTCGAATTCATATTCAGGAATAGCTTGAACTGGTTTGTTTACAGTGTCCGTGTGGAATGTAACCGGAGTCCATGACTGTGGCGGTTATTTTATTAAGGAAGAAACTTCCCGTTCTTACAGCCAGTGTAAGAATATAATGTAGACATCCCGCTCGTGCATTATCGCGTCACGTTGTGCTACTAGATGAGACGTCCTGTCAGCTAGCATAGCTATCGTCGCTTACTGTACGCCACGCCCTAAACAGAAGCAGTTTCTTATCCGTTCTCCTGAAACGCGCAGTCTCGAGACCGTCTTTTTTATGACATCCACTTTATTTATACTGTAATTTATATTTCTATTGCTGTCCTCCAGGGAAGGAGACTGGTGGGAGGCTCGCTCCCTCACTACAGGTGGAACAGGATACATACCCAGCAATTACGTGGCTCCAGTAGATTCGATCCAGGCCGAAGAGTGAGTTCAATTTGTGTGcgcttaaaaaacaaaacccgcTTGTACAcaatctagtgcactattttgagAATCTGTCTTTTTCTAGTCTAGTCTAGGAATGTACTGTGCGCTCCACTAGCATCCAAAATGGGTACAGAataatacccataatgcactgtgatgTATAAGCTGTATATCAAACCGGGTCTAGGTTTAGACCTGACATTTCCCGTCGACATCACTGCCTCGTCGTTAAAGTTATTCGTCTCCGTGTGTTTTTTCCGCAGCTGGTACTTTGGGAAACTCGGGCGTAAGGATGCAGAGAGGCAGCTGCTGTCGAACGGAAATCCTCGGGGCACTTTTCTCATCAGGGAAAGTGAAACCACTAAAGGTAACTAGTTTTGAATACGGACTGGCACTGTATGGAGGACTACAGACTGGTAAATgggtgtgaataataataatgatggtggtggtggtggtggaagaTACCTTGGGAACCGGTGGAGTCACCTGATAGCAGCCTTGGTGAACATGTTCCAGGTTGGTGTGCTCAAAGCAGTGCCTTCAGGCTAGGTTCCCACCGGTTACAGAACCGGTTTGGCGTGTTTTTAGCAGTGGTCTGTATTACAGAATTAGCATAACAGAGACATTGTTTAGGTAGTCAAGGTGGGGGGGGTTGGGTGCAGCCGTAGATGGCGTAGATGTTGACGTAAACAGATCAACCGGGGACTTGCAAAGTCGAGCTGGTTGTGGAAGTTCTCTCTGACAGTTGCTCATTTGGCTCACGCTTTCAACCAAGACGTACAACTGGGCAGATAAGCCTTAAGGGTCGTGCGCAAGGAGACGCTCATGCTAGCTTGGCATGTTTGATAACACCACCAGGccatggaggggaaaaaacatccaTCTAGACTTTATTTCTCCATCTTAAATAATCTGATTGCCTGTTTTGTTGTCATCGtcgccccccccaccccccacccccctctctctctgtctttcaggAGCGTATTCCTTATCTATACAGGATTGGGATGATGTTAAAGGTGATCACGTGAAACACTATAAGATCCGTAAGCTTGACAACGGAGGCTACTACATCACCACCCGGGCTCAGTTTGAGACGCTGCAACAGCTCGTCCACCATTACTCTGGTAAATCCGAGTCAGCTGACCAAATACGATTTTCAGATACATGAACGCCGTGCGCGAAAATGAACCGACAGAGCAGCCGTCGTCGTCTATATCTTGGCGATGTTTCTAACAGCACGCCgtggtgtttgtttgtgtttgtgtgcgcagCGAGGGCTGCGGGACTGTGCTGTCGATTGATAGTCCCCTGCCATAAAGGCATGCCTCGCCTTGCGGATCTGTCAGTCAAAACCAAAGACGTGTGGGAAATCCCGCGAGAGTCGCTTCAGCTCATCAAGCGCTTGGGGAACGGCCAGTTCGGCGAGGTCTGGATGGGTGCGTGTTAATTCTTTTTCGACAGGTTCAAGCCAGACTGAGAAAGATTCATCAGTGGATAATCTCTGCTGACTGGTTTAATCCAGGATTCAGCTTAATCATTGAGGCCCGTGTCCGTTTAAATACCATTAATGCGAATTACAGGTGATTTTTATTCGCTGCCATTTTAATGCATTAGGCCAGAAGAGGATGATTCATCCGCGTGTGTTAGACGGTGGGTTATTTCTCAGATTTTGCAATCTTCCCAATAAATCGCAGGTACTTGGAACGGCACCACGAAAGTAGCGGTGAAGACCTTGAAACCAGGCACCATGTCCCCCGAGTCGTTCCTGGAGGAAGCTCAGATCATGAAGAAACTGAGACACGACAAGCTAGTGCAGCTGTACGCCGTCGTCTCCGAAGAGCCTATTTACATCGTCACGGAGTACATGGGCAAAGGTCAGAAAGTGTCGAATTTTCTCCAGCGTCAGATTTCtgtcttattaaattcaaaaagagaggaaaaaagtgaGACGATGTCGAGGGTTCGATGTAGCTACGAACGAATTAAAAAGTATGAAATCCTTCCTTTCATGAATACGGAATCGTTAGCGTTCgacgtaagaggaataaaacgcatCAGAATCAGCCATTATTGGAAATTAATCAACTTTCAAGGGTGGCCATTTCTAcctgctgttgattattttcctgtcagTGCTGACCATTTTACAAGTCACGGTTAAACTGTGTCTGTTATTTGATCGCAACGGTAACACAAAGACCACGTGGACATTTGTGGTTCtgcactgtttttgttttgtcacatTTCTGATCCCAGATGATTGACATCCCATACAATCAATTTTCAGGGAGCTTGCTGGACTTTTTGAAGGACGGTGAAGGACGGAGCCTTAAATTGCCGAACCTTGTAGACATGGCAGCTCAGGTAGGAAAACCCGAAACGTTGCTCACTCTGCCTTCTCTAGTGTAGCATCGCCTCACCTGCAGAGGGCGCACGACTATACAAATACAAGTCATAATACAACACACGTCGGTGATCTTGCAAACCGAGCACGTGCGGTGTCTTTCAGGTGGCTGCAGGCATGGCTTACATCGAGAGAATGAACTACATCCACAGAGATCTGCGGTCGGCCAACATCCTCGTGGGTGACAGTTTAGTATGCAAGATTGCGGACTTTGGCCTGGCCAGGCTGATCGAGGACAACGAATACACAGCTAGACAAGGTGAGCGAATGGCGGAAAAGGGCTCGTATggtgttattactgtatttttaaagaagaaTTTGCCCTCTAGCAGGTGCCGGTCCAACCACAGCCAAACAACAGATGTGTTAAACCTTTGCATTAGTCTAATGTTGTCATCTGTCATCCACTGGATGCATCACACTAGTGAACAAAGCACAGCTGTCgtcatggtgagcagaaatcACAATATTGCAGCCCAACAGAAATGTCTACAGCGAGCGGCTGCGTCTGGTTTCTTATTAGTACTCCTAGAATAAACATATACGCTTCACGTAATCTACGGATTATCGTCGTGTGATAAATACCGGAAGCCATTTAATACACAGCAGCAATCTGATTGGATGAAAAAGGTCGAAACAGCTGTGCCATTTTGTCTGATAATAGCAGGGTTAGTTTGCCAAATCTGCATtattttaagccaaatacaacaacaacaaataataatggcTGTATTATAAAAGataacgtgtgtgtatatatatatatatatatatatatatatatatatatatatatatatatatatatatatatatatatatatacacaccgtatcTACTTTAGTTAGATTTGGAAGAAAAGTGGGACATTattagtaatagcagtagtgttagtaatagtagcataaatagtattagtaatagcagtggtagtaggagtagtactactagtagtagGAGTAAAAGTAATAGTAATAGCGGTAgaattaatagtagtagtaataataataacagtagtaatagtagtagtaatagatgcggtagtagtggtagtagtactAGCTGTACTTGTAGTAAAAGGAGTAGTAATAGCAATAAtagagtagtagtaataataataataataataataatagga
Proteins encoded:
- the fyna gene encoding tyrosine-protein kinase fyna, whose product is MGCVQCKDKEATKLTDERETSVSQHAGYRYGANPTPQHYPSFGVTAIPNYNNFHAPVSQGTVAVFGGVNSSSHSGTLRSRGGTGVTLFVALYDYEARTEDDLSFRKGEKFQILNSTEGDWWEARSLTTGGTGYIPSNYVAPVDSIQAEDWYFGKLGRKDAERQLLSNGNPRGTFLIRESETTKGAYSLSIQDWDDVKGDHVKHYKIRKLDNGGYYITTRAQFETLQQLVHHYSARAAGLCCRLIVPCHKGMPRLADLSVKTKDVWEIPRESLQLIKRLGNGQFGEVWMGTWNGTTKVAVKTLKPGTMSPESFLEEAQIMKKLRHDKLVQLYAVVSEEPIYIVTEYMGKGSLLDFLKDGEGRSLKLPNLVDMAAQVAAGMAYIERMNYIHRDLRSANILVGDSLVCKIADFGLARLIEDNEYTARQGAKFPIKWTAPEAALYGRFTIKSDVWSFGILLTELVTKGRVPYPGMNNREVLEQVERGYRMPCPQDCPISLHELMLQCWKRDPEERPTFEYLQAFLEDYFTATEPQYQPGDNL